A portion of the Neorhodopirellula lusitana genome contains these proteins:
- a CDS encoding NAD(P)-binding domain-containing protein, whose protein sequence is MSESTTTIELDFLIIGAGPAGIQLGYFMKKAGCSHLILEAADRPGTFLEKYPRHGKLLSINKIHTGYTDRAAQLRYDWNSLLCDEDDMAMKDYSKDYFPSTEEYAKYTRDFAERFDLSIQYNTKVLSVKKADDGEQGYVIQDHHGTIYRVRCLIVAVGVQKPYVPAIPGIELAENYMDMSLDPEDFAGQKVLILGKGNSAFETANHLIAATRVTHLCSPNPIKMAWQTHFFGHLRAVNNDFLDTYILKGQNSVLDADVECIEKVGDEYHVQIRFTHAEDQRAILAYDRVLCCTGFQWDPSFFDADCQPDMACEDRLPAMTSGWESTNLPGVFYAGTITQIRDLKKTMSSVLHGFRFNTASLFNIVTERVLGTPWPRDCFEATSHNIAEKITEQVSSAAGLMHQPGFLGDCLVVNDETGQAEYFANLAVDYIQDSDFAKNAHYYIVTMEYGEFDGDLFNKDRAPDAAKGYDDAYLHPRIRRMCRGRMLAEHHISESLENDWRIGKHPGDLPLIRALDFKDQADPTQYQQTHRQELVKYLETQLAVGSPGIDEVPFGVSCSDDSMGNPTGDACGCSAAAFPTTNTPDGQSCPISRDA, encoded by the coding sequence ATGAGCGAATCAACCACTACAATCGAACTTGATTTTCTGATCATTGGTGCTGGCCCAGCTGGTATCCAACTGGGTTACTTCATGAAGAAGGCCGGTTGCAGTCATTTGATTTTGGAAGCGGCTGACCGTCCCGGCACGTTTCTAGAGAAGTACCCGCGTCACGGCAAACTGCTGTCGATCAATAAGATTCATACCGGTTATACCGATCGCGCCGCTCAGCTTCGTTATGACTGGAATTCGTTGCTATGCGACGAAGACGACATGGCGATGAAGGATTACTCCAAGGACTACTTTCCCAGTACGGAAGAGTACGCCAAGTACACTCGCGATTTCGCCGAACGATTCGATCTGAGTATTCAGTACAACACGAAGGTCCTGTCCGTCAAAAAGGCGGACGATGGAGAGCAGGGCTACGTGATTCAGGATCATCACGGCACGATTTATCGCGTGCGATGCCTCATCGTGGCCGTGGGAGTGCAAAAGCCATACGTGCCGGCGATTCCAGGCATCGAACTGGCCGAGAACTACATGGACATGTCGCTCGACCCCGAGGACTTTGCCGGGCAAAAGGTACTGATCCTGGGAAAAGGGAATTCGGCGTTCGAGACTGCGAACCATTTGATCGCGGCGACCCGCGTCACGCACTTGTGCAGTCCCAATCCGATCAAGATGGCATGGCAGACACACTTTTTCGGTCACCTGCGGGCGGTCAATAACGACTTCCTGGATACCTATATCCTGAAGGGTCAAAACTCGGTACTTGACGCTGATGTGGAGTGCATCGAGAAGGTCGGGGACGAGTATCACGTCCAAATTCGGTTTACCCACGCGGAAGATCAGCGAGCCATACTGGCTTACGACCGAGTGCTTTGCTGCACTGGTTTCCAGTGGGATCCGTCGTTCTTCGATGCCGATTGCCAGCCGGACATGGCCTGTGAAGATCGGTTGCCGGCAATGACGAGTGGCTGGGAATCGACCAATCTTCCCGGTGTGTTCTATGCCGGCACGATCACGCAGATTCGCGATTTGAAGAAGACGATGAGCAGCGTGCTGCATGGTTTTCGATTCAATACAGCAAGCCTGTTCAATATCGTCACCGAGCGAGTCTTGGGGACGCCTTGGCCACGGGACTGCTTTGAGGCGACGTCACATAACATCGCCGAAAAAATTACCGAACAGGTCAGCTCGGCAGCGGGCTTGATGCACCAACCTGGTTTCCTGGGTGATTGTCTGGTGGTGAATGACGAAACCGGACAGGCGGAATATTTTGCCAATCTCGCAGTCGACTACATCCAAGACAGTGACTTTGCCAAAAATGCGCACTACTACATCGTTACGATGGAGTACGGCGAGTTTGATGGCGATTTGTTCAACAAGGATCGTGCTCCGGACGCCGCGAAGGGCTACGACGACGCCTACCTGCATCCGCGGATTCGCCGCATGTGTCGCGGGCGGATGCTTGCCGAACATCACATTTCGGAATCACTTGAAAACGACTGGAGAATCGGGAAGCATCCTGGCGATCTTCCTTTGATTCGCGCGTTGGACTTCAAGGACCAAGCGGATCCAACTCAGTATCAACAAACGCATCGCCAAGAATTGGTGAAGTACCTAGAAACGCAATTGGCCGTGGGTTCGCCCGGAATTGACGAGGTTCCTTTCGGAGTCAGTTGTTCGGACGATTCAATGGGGAACCCAACCGGTGATGCGTGCGGCTGTAGTGCAGCTGCTTTCCCGACGACTAACACGCCGGATGGCCAATCATGTCCGATATCGAGAGACGCCTAG
- a CDS encoding non-ribosomal peptide synthetase translates to MEYEITTNRTSDNHETSGMRSPVHVDVSSAPLHSASVPSQLLGQVEREARSILGPDSRVAKMDRGNYSAIQLPTLVEYCLHYAQNEVADQPAFTHVTGQPGTHQRLTFKQLDRRARAIAAEIQKRGGSGHPVLVVQEPGVDYAASLFGCLYARAIAVPVYPPQMLRLQQTLPRLQAMIANAGAKCMLSSRSIIGDSLLPLWSMSNEMAIAVDEVQLDAADDWDGVLPKADDVAVLQYTSGSTGNPRGVVLSHRVLLSNLNAVIEHYHFEGANSVQWVPPYHDMGLIGGIFVPIFRGVETVVISPVDFVRDPLLWLKCIDYYDGSSNGSPNFGYELCVRRISDADCEAAGLDLSSWKVAIAGAEPVRAATLRRFTDKFAKFGFAPESFCPAFGMAETTVVATGTPLESRFRSFIVDSAKLQSGLVETIAESDKSDAVNTLELVSSGVPVDSMSFEIVDPQTCARVPDGHVGEVWIRGSSVALGYWNDEEATERTFHAEIRDEERQDVEKRQQGENPLKYLRTGDLGTRIDGELIVTGRLKELIIVAGRNLYPHDVEEVVQSVSEAFRPDSGTAFSMDTGDSEELVIVQELWRPKKFLANELLPEIVAAVLDQTHVTPHTVVLVRSGSLHKTSSGKLRRTDTKNAFLAGELTELARWEASGVTQQDSQDFASPASPTEQRVAKIWSRLLNVDPIGRQDDFFHLGGGSLLVGEMLTEIAQEFEAELSITTAFRHSTLADFAQVIDSESDIAKPLVSIPQTTIQPDATYPLSHAQRRFWLLDQLGQTDAFVYVPVSIELAGRLEVETLQVAIDALVRKHPMLRTQIVEQNGEVWQTIASPDEKSTRVMIRTEASDDANENDLFQVTLVQENDQTSRIDLRFHHMICDASSVEILLADLQAIMDSEPSSADVTSGIESPEAISYVDYATWDQSEPRAAMLPAGEQYWRERLEGVSQEFQLPRDESPRQELLSQESSTSGTPQAFNAWVPHDLGKRIERLATEHGLTASMIYLTVFQSVLARYGDSDDFAITVPTSYRPVTGLNRAVGCFVNPITYRATVKPQASLLDSMLESRDRLLADLDHADVPFQRILASVEITRTGLRMPLSQVMFLYQPAMKTLKRLGAIPVQKVKADYSDVTAYDLSLVVEPSQQPQAGPSQQTELDQQTELQQQTGLTLIAGRSIDHAIAQQILTDLQTSLQQIADQPDCGWPVSDLAVTLPAPSGDSGQSTADLEMLVARLTQHAAHRPDAIAITDDQTSLSYAELNALTDRIAAALIHQGVQPGDLVAIELPRSVDLMVAILGVWKSRAGYVPLTVSMPGQRRQQILDDARPRLVIDSTKWASLQDDASNAIELNTYEPNVSQSNTDDLAYVMYTSGSTGVPKGVAIEQGSVANLLASFAETPGFTADDTMLAVTTVTFDISVLEMFLPIWCGGGVRITDHQISDAPEAVAELIEGSGCTHVQSTPSAFRMLLSTGWRPCPNLTLLCGGEPLMKDLASELLSTNHSLWNVYGPTETTVWSTVQRISTAEEITIGKPIRQTECRVWDRNGLETPVGVPGELLIGGLGVARGYFGNDEQTAERFVEAGGDRFYRTGDQVRLRPDGQYEFLARNDRQVKIRGFRVELDEIEAAIQQCDGVQRAAVVLRQNGLGYDNIVAYCGTSDRRDSDPLTAELLKQDLSDRLPDYMIPTTIHFMDQLPQTPAGKTDYKSLPTSSAVEVPVANEPPQTPIEKTLAEAWCEILERDSVGRHDHFFDLGGNSLMAAQLFARLRERFQVQLQLSEIYQRPTICALAEAIVQNQASTQADELTDLLSQLDSLSDDEALKALEQDS, encoded by the coding sequence GTGGAATACGAAATCACCACCAATCGAACTAGCGACAATCACGAGACCAGCGGCATGCGTTCGCCGGTTCACGTGGACGTGAGTTCTGCGCCGTTGCACTCTGCTTCCGTGCCCTCCCAGTTATTGGGCCAAGTCGAGCGGGAGGCCAGGTCGATCCTGGGGCCTGATTCCCGAGTGGCCAAAATGGATCGAGGAAACTATTCCGCCATCCAGCTGCCTACGTTGGTCGAGTATTGCCTGCACTATGCGCAGAACGAGGTGGCGGATCAGCCCGCCTTCACTCACGTCACCGGACAACCGGGAACGCATCAGCGGCTGACGTTCAAGCAACTGGATCGACGCGCACGGGCCATTGCTGCGGAGATTCAAAAACGGGGCGGTTCGGGACATCCGGTCTTGGTCGTTCAAGAGCCTGGTGTGGACTACGCGGCATCACTCTTTGGATGCCTTTACGCGCGGGCCATCGCAGTCCCGGTTTACCCGCCACAAATGTTGCGTTTGCAACAAACCCTGCCTCGCTTGCAAGCGATGATCGCCAACGCTGGCGCGAAATGCATGTTGAGTTCTCGTTCAATCATCGGGGACTCGCTGCTGCCGTTGTGGAGTATGTCCAATGAAATGGCGATCGCAGTTGACGAAGTTCAGTTGGATGCCGCCGATGATTGGGATGGCGTGTTGCCCAAGGCCGATGACGTGGCTGTCTTGCAGTACACGTCTGGATCGACCGGGAATCCACGTGGCGTTGTACTTTCGCACCGAGTCTTGCTTAGCAATTTGAACGCGGTTATCGAACACTATCACTTTGAAGGTGCGAACAGTGTTCAGTGGGTGCCGCCCTATCACGACATGGGATTGATTGGCGGCATCTTTGTACCCATCTTTCGCGGTGTTGAAACAGTCGTTATTTCACCGGTCGACTTTGTTCGCGACCCGCTGTTATGGCTTAAGTGCATCGACTATTACGATGGCTCAAGCAACGGTTCGCCGAACTTCGGATACGAACTTTGTGTGCGTCGGATCAGCGACGCGGATTGCGAGGCTGCCGGACTGGACTTGAGTTCATGGAAAGTCGCGATCGCTGGCGCGGAGCCCGTGCGAGCTGCCACGTTGCGCCGGTTCACCGACAAGTTCGCCAAGTTTGGGTTCGCACCGGAGTCATTCTGCCCAGCCTTTGGGATGGCGGAAACGACCGTGGTGGCAACGGGAACGCCATTGGAATCCCGCTTCCGCTCTTTCATTGTGGATTCAGCCAAACTGCAAAGCGGGTTAGTGGAGACTATCGCTGAATCGGACAAATCGGATGCCGTGAACACGCTGGAACTTGTCAGTTCAGGCGTACCGGTTGATTCGATGTCGTTTGAAATTGTTGACCCGCAAACATGTGCTCGCGTGCCCGATGGGCATGTCGGTGAAGTCTGGATTCGCGGCAGTTCGGTTGCGCTGGGATATTGGAACGACGAAGAAGCGACCGAGCGAACTTTCCATGCGGAAATTCGAGACGAAGAAAGACAGGACGTTGAAAAGCGTCAGCAAGGTGAGAACCCACTCAAGTACCTGCGAACGGGTGACTTGGGGACCCGGATCGATGGCGAGTTAATTGTCACGGGACGATTGAAAGAACTGATTATCGTCGCCGGACGCAACTTGTATCCGCACGATGTGGAAGAAGTCGTGCAGTCGGTCAGCGAGGCGTTTCGGCCGGATTCGGGAACCGCGTTTTCCATGGACACGGGTGACAGTGAGGAGCTGGTCATTGTCCAAGAACTATGGCGTCCGAAGAAGTTTCTTGCTAATGAGTTGTTGCCAGAGATTGTTGCGGCGGTCTTGGACCAAACCCATGTGACGCCGCACACCGTCGTGTTGGTGCGTTCGGGAAGTCTGCACAAGACATCGTCCGGTAAGCTGCGGCGGACTGATACCAAGAACGCTTTTTTGGCAGGCGAACTGACTGAGCTTGCTCGTTGGGAAGCGTCTGGAGTTACCCAACAAGACTCGCAGGATTTCGCATCGCCCGCTTCGCCGACGGAACAGCGTGTTGCCAAGATTTGGTCGCGGTTGTTGAACGTGGATCCGATCGGACGCCAGGACGACTTCTTTCATCTGGGTGGTGGGTCGTTGTTGGTTGGCGAGATGTTGACCGAGATCGCACAAGAATTTGAAGCCGAGTTGTCAATCACGACGGCATTTCGGCACAGCACGCTAGCCGATTTTGCGCAGGTGATTGACTCAGAATCGGATATTGCGAAACCACTGGTGTCGATCCCGCAGACGACAATCCAGCCTGATGCGACTTATCCGCTATCGCACGCTCAGCGTCGGTTTTGGTTGTTGGACCAGTTGGGACAGACCGACGCGTTTGTGTACGTACCCGTATCAATTGAGTTAGCCGGTCGTCTTGAGGTGGAAACTCTGCAAGTTGCGATCGATGCGTTGGTTCGCAAACACCCCATGTTGCGCACCCAGATTGTTGAGCAGAACGGAGAGGTGTGGCAAACCATTGCCTCACCGGACGAGAAGTCAACGCGAGTGATGATCCGCACGGAAGCGAGCGACGATGCGAATGAGAACGACCTGTTTCAGGTAACGCTTGTCCAAGAGAATGATCAAACTAGCCGAATTGATTTGCGATTCCACCACATGATCTGTGATGCGTCGAGCGTTGAGATCTTACTGGCTGACTTGCAAGCGATCATGGATTCGGAGCCAAGCTCAGCCGACGTGACGTCGGGCATCGAGTCGCCCGAGGCGATTTCATACGTGGACTACGCCACCTGGGATCAAAGCGAACCACGCGCGGCGATGTTGCCGGCTGGGGAACAGTATTGGCGAGAGCGTCTGGAGGGTGTCTCGCAGGAGTTCCAGCTTCCTCGCGATGAGTCTCCACGCCAAGAGTTGCTTAGTCAGGAGTCCAGTACGAGTGGAACTCCCCAGGCATTCAACGCTTGGGTGCCGCACGATCTCGGTAAGCGAATCGAACGTCTGGCAACCGAACATGGTTTGACGGCGTCAATGATTTACCTGACCGTCTTTCAAAGTGTTTTAGCTCGTTATGGTGACAGTGATGACTTTGCGATCACGGTCCCGACTTCGTATCGTCCGGTGACGGGGCTGAACCGAGCCGTCGGTTGCTTCGTCAATCCAATCACGTACCGCGCGACAGTCAAGCCGCAAGCGAGTTTGCTAGATTCGATGTTGGAATCGCGAGATCGATTGTTGGCGGACTTGGATCACGCGGACGTGCCGTTTCAACGAATCCTGGCGTCGGTCGAGATTACCCGGACCGGGCTGCGGATGCCGCTTTCGCAAGTCATGTTTCTCTATCAACCAGCGATGAAAACTCTGAAGCGGTTGGGGGCGATTCCTGTTCAAAAAGTCAAGGCGGACTATTCCGATGTGACCGCATACGATCTTTCTTTAGTGGTTGAGCCGTCACAGCAGCCTCAAGCTGGGCCGTCACAGCAAACAGAGTTGGATCAGCAAACAGAGTTGCAGCAGCAAACTGGCTTGACACTGATTGCAGGTCGTTCGATTGATCACGCCATCGCTCAACAGATTTTGACGGACTTGCAGACGTCGTTGCAGCAGATTGCTGACCAGCCGGATTGCGGATGGCCCGTGTCCGATCTCGCGGTCACACTGCCCGCACCGTCCGGTGATTCAGGCCAGTCGACCGCCGATCTGGAAATGCTGGTCGCTCGACTTACACAACATGCTGCGCATCGTCCTGACGCGATCGCCATTACGGACGACCAGACGTCGTTGAGCTACGCCGAATTGAATGCGTTGACTGACCGGATCGCGGCTGCATTGATTCACCAAGGTGTTCAGCCAGGCGACCTGGTCGCCATTGAATTGCCTCGGTCGGTGGATTTAATGGTAGCAATCTTGGGTGTCTGGAAATCGCGGGCGGGTTACGTTCCGTTGACCGTTTCCATGCCCGGGCAACGTCGTCAACAAATTCTTGATGACGCACGACCGCGGCTGGTGATCGACTCGACCAAGTGGGCGTCGCTGCAAGATGATGCTTCGAATGCCATTGAGCTGAATACCTACGAGCCAAATGTCAGTCAGTCCAATACGGATGACCTGGCTTACGTGATGTACACATCCGGCTCGACAGGGGTGCCGAAGGGAGTTGCGATTGAACAAGGCAGCGTTGCGAACTTGCTTGCCTCGTTTGCTGAGACTCCTGGGTTCACGGCCGATGACACCATGTTGGCCGTGACGACGGTCACCTTTGATATCTCCGTGCTTGAGATGTTCTTGCCGATCTGGTGTGGTGGCGGCGTTCGCATCACGGATCACCAAATCAGCGACGCGCCGGAAGCTGTGGCTGAATTGATCGAGGGATCCGGTTGCACGCATGTGCAATCGACGCCGTCAGCATTTCGAATGCTGTTGTCCACTGGATGGCGTCCCTGTCCTAATCTGACCTTGTTGTGCGGCGGTGAGCCGCTGATGAAAGATTTGGCGAGTGAATTGTTATCAACGAATCATTCGTTGTGGAACGTTTATGGACCGACGGAAACAACGGTTTGGTCAACGGTTCAGCGGATCAGCACGGCGGAAGAAATCACGATCGGCAAGCCGATTCGTCAAACGGAGTGCCGTGTTTGGGATCGCAATGGTTTGGAAACACCGGTTGGTGTTCCAGGCGAGTTGTTAATTGGCGGGTTGGGTGTTGCGCGTGGCTATTTCGGAAACGATGAACAGACTGCCGAGCGGTTTGTCGAAGCCGGTGGAGATCGTTTCTACCGCACGGGCGATCAAGTGCGTCTGCGGCCTGATGGTCAGTATGAGTTTCTTGCTCGGAACGACCGGCAAGTCAAAATTCGCGGTTTCCGCGTCGAGCTGGACGAAATCGAGGCAGCGATCCAGCAATGTGATGGCGTTCAACGCGCCGCGGTTGTGTTACGCCAAAACGGCTTGGGTTACGACAACATTGTGGCCTACTGCGGAACATCAGATCGTCGTGACAGCGATCCGTTGACAGCGGAATTGCTCAAGCAGGATCTGAGTGACCGGCTTCCTGACTACATGATTCCGACGACGATTCATTTCATGGATCAGTTGCCACAAACGCCTGCGGGCAAGACAGACTACAAGTCGTTGCCCACCAGTAGTGCGGTTGAGGTGCCTGTTGCCAACGAACCGCCGCAGACTCCGATCGAGAAAACCCTGGCCGAAGCCTGGTGTGAGATTTTGGAACGAGATTCCGTGGGGCGGCACGACCACTTCTTTGACCTGGGTGGCAATTCGCTGATGGCGGCTCAGCTGTTCGCTCGTTTACGTGAACGGTTCCAAGTGCAGCTACAACTTAGCGAAATTTATCAGCGGCCTACGATTTGCGCCTTAGCGGAAGCTATTGTTCAAAATCAAGCTAGCACTCAAGCGGATGAATTGACCGATTTGTTGAGCCAGCTTGATTCACTTTCTGACGACGAAGCCCTTAAAGCTCTCGAGCAAGATTCATGA
- a CDS encoding M13 family metallopeptidase, giving the protein MKSIKRPLPILFLLLASVATAQGEQTLSHPNSATSEKVSGIDQSLFSDSVKPGENFYLYANQKWLDETPIPPDKADYGIFTVLDDTTREQVRKLIDQAAAENAPTGTPAQKVGDMYRSVLDVPARNKAGITPIEPLLAKVDSIESASDLASAMGWLAQRGIYGPMAAYVGVDAKKSDQYIVYLTQSGLTLPDRDYYLEDDERYATLRDELQTYMKDMLTAVNAADPASAAEQVFAIEKEIAQRQWTKTENRDPEKTYNLKTKAEVDELVANFPTQNTIDAAGLSDQDKLVVRQPSYFEALDEVLTQQPVAAWKQYLKFQIIDGYASSLTEDLERRHFEFHGKAVSGTDEQQPMWKRAVDATGSVLGEVVGQLYVEKHFAPQAKARMNELVENLKRAFAQRIESREWMSKGTQKQALQKLAKFTTKIGYPDEWKDYSDLTIIEGSPATNMIAAAQFEYNRDLKKLGGPIDRNEWHMTPQTINAYYNPTMNEIVFPAAILQPPFFNMAADDAVNYGGIGAVIGHELSHGFDDKGSKYDGDGNLRNWWTPTDREEFEQRASGLVDQYSEFQPFDDMNVNGELTLGENIGDLGGLAVSYAAYQLSLEGKAAPVIDELTGDQRFFLGWSQIWRRLYREQELRKRLITDPHSPSEYRVNGIVRNMDAWYDAFNVDKDAPLYIAPEDRIRIW; this is encoded by the coding sequence ATGAAATCAATCAAACGCCCCCTCCCCATCCTGTTTCTACTTCTGGCCAGTGTCGCCACCGCTCAAGGTGAACAAACACTTAGTCACCCCAACTCGGCGACCTCGGAAAAGGTTTCGGGAATTGACCAGTCGCTCTTCAGCGACAGCGTCAAACCTGGCGAGAACTTCTATCTCTATGCCAACCAGAAATGGCTCGACGAGACCCCGATTCCACCCGATAAGGCCGACTACGGCATCTTCACGGTGCTTGATGACACCACCCGCGAACAAGTCCGCAAGCTGATTGATCAAGCCGCTGCTGAAAACGCTCCAACCGGCACCCCTGCCCAAAAAGTCGGCGACATGTATCGGTCCGTCCTCGACGTGCCCGCTCGCAACAAGGCGGGGATCACCCCCATCGAACCTTTGTTGGCCAAAGTCGACTCGATCGAATCCGCTTCGGACCTTGCGTCCGCCATGGGCTGGTTGGCCCAACGAGGCATCTACGGCCCCATGGCCGCCTACGTGGGTGTCGATGCCAAGAAAAGCGATCAGTACATCGTGTACCTGACCCAGTCCGGACTCACCCTGCCCGACCGTGACTACTACCTCGAAGACGACGAACGATACGCCACCCTGCGTGACGAACTTCAAACCTACATGAAGGACATGCTGACGGCGGTGAACGCAGCCGACCCCGCCAGCGCCGCCGAACAGGTTTTCGCGATCGAAAAGGAAATCGCACAACGGCAATGGACCAAAACCGAAAACCGGGATCCCGAAAAGACCTACAACCTAAAAACCAAAGCCGAAGTCGACGAACTGGTCGCCAACTTCCCAACTCAAAACACGATCGATGCGGCCGGACTCTCCGACCAAGACAAACTGGTCGTTCGCCAACCAAGCTATTTCGAAGCCTTGGACGAAGTGCTAACCCAGCAGCCCGTTGCTGCCTGGAAGCAGTACCTGAAGTTTCAAATCATCGACGGCTACGCCTCGTCACTGACCGAAGACCTGGAACGCCGACACTTTGAATTTCACGGCAAAGCCGTCTCCGGCACCGACGAACAACAACCGATGTGGAAGCGAGCCGTCGACGCGACCGGAAGCGTTCTAGGCGAAGTCGTCGGACAGCTTTATGTCGAAAAGCATTTCGCTCCACAGGCGAAAGCTCGTATGAACGAACTGGTCGAAAACCTGAAGCGAGCGTTCGCCCAACGAATCGAATCACGCGAGTGGATGAGTAAGGGCACCCAAAAACAGGCCCTGCAAAAACTGGCGAAGTTCACCACCAAGATCGGTTACCCCGATGAATGGAAAGACTACTCCGACCTGACCATCATCGAGGGATCGCCAGCGACCAACATGATCGCGGCGGCACAGTTCGAATACAACCGCGACCTGAAAAAGCTAGGCGGCCCAATCGATCGTAATGAATGGCACATGACGCCTCAAACGATCAACGCCTACTACAACCCAACAATGAACGAGATCGTGTTCCCTGCTGCGATTTTGCAGCCACCGTTCTTCAACATGGCCGCTGACGATGCCGTCAATTATGGTGGTATCGGCGCGGTCATCGGCCACGAATTGAGCCACGGCTTCGACGACAAGGGCAGCAAGTACGATGGCGACGGGAACCTGCGTAATTGGTGGACGCCAACGGACCGCGAAGAGTTCGAACAGCGAGCATCCGGACTGGTCGACCAGTACAGCGAATTCCAACCGTTCGATGACATGAACGTCAACGGCGAACTGACGCTTGGCGAAAACATCGGTGACCTGGGCGGCCTTGCGGTTTCCTATGCGGCCTACCAATTATCGCTCGAAGGCAAAGCCGCGCCAGTCATCGACGAGCTGACCGGCGACCAACGCTTCTTTTTAGGTTGGTCACAAATTTGGCGACGCTTGTACCGCGAACAAGAACTTCGCAAGCGACTGATCACTGACCCGCACAGTCCTAGCGAATACCGCGTCAACGGCATCGTCCGCAACATGGACGCCTGGTACGACGCATTCAACGTCGACAAAGATGCACCGCTCTACATCGCCCCGGAAGATCGCATCCGGATCTGGTAG
- a CDS encoding J domain-containing protein, which yields MAEDLYQTLEVSRDADKSALQKAYRKLARKYHPDMNPDDKAAQEKFKRVQEAYEVLSDEEKRAAYDRYGSDFEKIRGGYQPGASGGGGPSFDGLDLEQIFGAAGRGGGGGASGGPGFENGFNDFFEQILGGGASMGGGGGSPFGGGGGRRAPAPPQRGANTRYELSVPFEKAVLGGKAEFYPTGTGKNEKLSVTIPAGVEEGAKIRLRGQGQQVPGGEPGDLILVIKIDEHAFFNRVGRNLEVKLPITVGEAAMGAKIDVPTPKGTVRLSIPAGSRSGKRLRLKGQGIQFSSGSPGDLIAELQIQLPEELSESATELIKQFEEAQDFEPRKDLKF from the coding sequence GTGGCTGAAGACCTTTATCAAACCCTCGAGGTTTCTCGCGATGCGGACAAATCCGCACTTCAAAAAGCCTATCGCAAATTGGCGCGCAAGTACCACCCGGACATGAACCCGGATGACAAAGCCGCACAGGAAAAGTTCAAACGTGTCCAAGAAGCCTACGAAGTCCTAAGCGACGAAGAAAAACGTGCTGCTTACGACCGCTATGGAAGCGATTTCGAAAAAATTCGTGGCGGCTATCAGCCTGGGGCCAGCGGAGGCGGTGGTCCATCGTTCGACGGCTTGGACCTGGAACAGATTTTCGGGGCTGCCGGACGCGGCGGCGGCGGCGGAGCCAGTGGAGGCCCCGGGTTCGAGAACGGCTTCAACGATTTCTTCGAACAAATCCTCGGTGGCGGTGCCTCGATGGGAGGCGGTGGTGGCAGTCCATTCGGAGGAGGCGGAGGCCGGCGTGCCCCCGCACCCCCTCAACGCGGAGCCAACACACGATACGAGCTTTCAGTTCCGTTCGAAAAAGCGGTTCTTGGCGGAAAAGCGGAGTTCTACCCAACCGGCACCGGAAAGAACGAGAAACTCTCGGTTACGATCCCTGCCGGAGTCGAGGAAGGTGCCAAGATCCGGCTGCGTGGCCAAGGCCAGCAGGTCCCCGGTGGCGAGCCAGGCGATTTGATCTTGGTCATCAAGATCGACGAACACGCCTTCTTCAATCGGGTCGGCCGCAACCTCGAAGTCAAACTGCCCATCACCGTCGGTGAGGCCGCAATGGGAGCCAAGATTGACGTTCCTACGCCCAAAGGCACAGTCAGGCTCTCGATCCCAGCAGGCAGCCGCAGCGGCAAACGATTGCGACTGAAAGGACAAGGGATTCAGTTCAGCTCAGGTAGCCCCGGCGACCTGATCGCGGAACTGCAAATCCAACTGCCCGAAGAACTTTCCGAATCGGCAACGGAGCTAATCAAGCAGTTCGAAGAAGCCCAAGACTTCGAGCCACGAAAGGATTTGAAGTTCTAA